TTGGGGCGTTGTTGCCAAGGATATGCTCTACTTTTTCAAAGGCGGTCCGTTCTCGGGCTATCTCATCGCGTGGGCCAATCTTAAGGACATGTGGCGCTTGCTCATGACCGTACTGATCAACACTCGTACAACCCAGCACAAGGTTTCCTGAAAATCCGCCATCTAGGACTTTGAGTTCTACTCTTTGAGAGTCTCTGAATAAATACTTGATGAGTTCTATATCTTCGTCAGAAGCATTTGTCCACTTCCCCTAAACTGAGACAGATTTAATTAGAGTTTTCTGCGATAGTAATAGCAGGAGACGACTATGAAAAAATCACGATTCACAGAAACGCAGATCATCGCAATCCTGAAAGAAGCCGATGCCGGCATGAAGGTCGAGGATATCTGCCGAAAACACGGTATTAGTAATGCCACCTATTACAACTGGAAATCCAAGTATGGTGGTATGGAAGCGTCCGATATCAAGCGTATTAAAGAGCTCGAGGAAGAAAACGCGAAGCTGAAAAAGCTGTTCGCCGACGTCAGTCTTGAGAACCATGCGATGAAGGAATTATTCGCAAAAAAGGGTTGGTGACAGCAGATAAAAAAGACTGCGCTAAAACGTTAGTTGACGCAGGCCTGAGTATTGTAAAAGCATGTATTCTAACGGATTTGAGCCGTTCTAGCTTTTATCGGGTTGAGCGTGACTGGCGTAAAGCTGATGCTGCTGTCATTGATGCCATTAATGCGGTTTTAGAAAAATCGCCCCAAGCAGGCTTCTGGAAGTGTGCTGGGCGAATTAAATTTAAAGGGTATCCGTTTAATCACAAGCGTATTTATCGCGTGTATTGCCGAATGGGATTGAACTTAAAGCGCCGCGTGAAACGGGTACTGCCAAAACGTCAAGCCCAGCCGCTGAAAGTGGTTGACCAACCTAATCATCAATGGGCGCTAGATTTTATGCACGACACCCTTTATTGCGGTAAGCGTTACCGAACATTGAATGTGTTGGACGAAGGCACACGGGAATGCCTGGCGATTGAAGTGGATACATCGTTGCCAGCAGAGCGTGTTGTTCGTGCGTTAGAACAGTTAAAGACAGAACGAGGGCTACCGATGCAACTTCGTGTTGATAATGGCCCCGAACTCATATCAGCTCGCCTGACAGACTGGTGCGAAGAGCATGGTATTAAACTGGTTTATATCCAACCAGGAAAGCCGCAACAAAACGGCTTCGTCGAACGGTTTAATGGCTCGTTCCGACGAGAGTTCCTGAACGCTTATTTGTTTGAATCACTGAGCCAAGTTCGTGAAATGGCTTGGTTCTGGCGGTTGGATTATAACGATGAACGAACCCATGAAAGTCTTGGCAATTTACCGCCGACGGCTTACCGGGAAAAACTGGAGAACTCTAGTTTAGAACTGTGTCATTAATGGGGAAGTGGACACTTCTACTAGCGCATTCCAAGATTTTCTCGGGCAGTCACCTCTAGTTGTGAGGTTATATGAGTTTAATGAGATAGAGCAGCGAGAAATTTTCAATCACCATGTGCCGGGTGAAGACTTTACAGCGTTTCAGTCTGAAGTTAATCGATTTGACCTAGACGCGTTGCTTCCAAATCCCCAGTTTTTACTTCATCTTCTACGATGAGAATCTTCATCGTTCCACTCCGCTCTACAGTTCAGGCCAAGGAAGCCAGTCCATTTCATTGTCGTCAATATCAATTTTATAGTCTGAAATCTGACCAGAAAATGACCAGAAAATGACAAATATGTAATGTTGGTGGCCGGAAGCTAGGTTATATCGGTGAGAAAAGCGTTGTTCGCATAACATGACTAAAATGTAATGCTTGCGGGAGCAGCCTGGTCATCTTTAACTAATAAGTTTATGATATCATGATTCATGTAATCTCCTCCTTTAAGAAGCCGCAAAAAACGCGGCGCAAACTGCCTGCTTATTTGAAAAGGTGCTTATCCATGGTTCACGATAATTCTGAGTCTCATTGTCATCACCATACACCCTCCCACACGGGCTCAGGGCTTACAGACCCGGTCTGCGGCATGGGTGTAACGGCAGACTCTGCCCAGCATGTTGAGCATGCGGGTAAAACTTACTACTTCTGCAGCACCAAATGCATGAATAGATTCCAGCATGACCCTGAGAAGTTTCTTTCACCAACCCCGCCACCTCCCTCGGAAGCGGTCAAAGGCACAATTTATACGTGCCCGATGCATCCGGAAATACGTCAGGACAACCCCGGAACCTGCCCTAAATGCGGCATGGCACTTGAACCCCTGATGCCCAGTCTGGAAGATGACAATCCCGAGCTGGACGATTTTTCCAGGCGATTCTGGTGGACATTGCCTTTTACCGTCATTGTCACGGTGCTTGCCATGTTTGGGCCACAGCTTGGCTGGTTCGAGATGGCGACGCAAACGTGGATAGAGCTTGTACTGTCGCTTCCCGTGGTGCTGTGGGCCGGACAGCCGTTCTTCGTACGGGGTTGGCAATCAGTGGTCAACCGCAGTCCCAACATGTGGACGCTCATCGGCTTGGGTACCGGTGCCGCCTTCGTCTACAGCTCGCTGGCAACCGTAGCTCCCGGTATATTTCCGGAAACATTCATGTCCATGGGGCGTGTGGCGGTTTATTTCGAAGCCGCAGTGGTGATCATTTCCCTTACGCTGTTTGGTCAGGTGCTGGAGCTTCGCGCGCGTTCCCAGACATCCGCTGCCGTCCGGTCATTGCTCGGTCTGGCGCCCAAGACGGCCCGCCGTATCAATGCAGACGGAACAGAAGAAGATGTACCGCTGACGCATGTGCATGAAGGTGATCGTTTACGCGTACGTCCCGGTGAGAAAGTTCCTGTCGATGGCATTGTTGAAGAGGGTGCAAGTTCTCTCGATGAATCCATGTTGACTGGTGAATCGTTACCCATCAGCAAGCGCCCGGGTGACAAGGTCATAGGGGCAACGATGAACACCTCTGGTGCACTTGTGATCCGGGCGGAGAAAGTCGGCTCGGCCACTGTGTTGTCACAAATTGTCCAGTTGGTGGCTCAGGCCCAACGCTCTCGGGCGCCGATGCAACGGATGGCTGATTTGGTGGCGGGTTACTTTGTCATGGCGGTGGTAGCCATCGCCATCCTCACCTTGGTCGTGTGGGGCATGTTCGGCCCGCAGCCAAGCTGGGTCTATGGCCTGATCAATGCGGTCGCTGTTCTGATCATCGCTTGCCCTTGTGCGTTGGGGCTCGCAACGCCCATGTCAGTCATGGTTGCTACCGGACGAGGCGCAACCCAGGGTGTTCTGTTTCGTGATGCAGCAGCAATAGAAAATCTGCGCAAAGTCGATACGCTCATCGTAGACAAGACCGGCACCTTGACAGAAGGCCGACCCGCATTCGATCAGGCTGTTTCCGCTGGCGAGTTGGACGCCGATGAAATCTTGCGCCTGGCTGCCAGCCTCGATCAAGGCAGCGAGCATCCTTTGGCTGACGCTATTGTCAGCGCTGCGCACGAACGTAATTTGGTGCTCAGCCCAGTGGACGACTTTGACTCGGGTAGCGGCATAGGCGTACGGGGCAAGGTTGAAGGCAAAATACTGCTGTTGGGCAACACTGCGTTCATGCAGCAGGATAACGTCAATGTTGATGGCCTGGCTGCCACCGCTGAGGGATGGAGGATAAAGGGTGCGAGTGTGATGTACCTGGCGGTTGACGGCACACTGGTCGGCCTACTCGCCGTTTCCGACCCCATCAAACAGAGCACCCCTGAAGCGGTACAGGCGCTCAAGGCCGCGGGAATCAGGGTCATCATGGCTACTGGTGACGGTATTTCAACGGCAAAAGCGGTCGCCGAACAACTAGGCATAGACGAAGTTCATGGCGAAGTGAAACCGGCCGACAAGCTGAATCTGGTTGATAAGCTTCAATCAGAAGGTTGCATCGTTGCGATGGCGGGCGACGGCATCAACGATGCCCCGGCACTGGCCAAGGCGAATGTCGGTATCGCTATGGGAACCGGGACGGACGTAGCGATGAACAGTGCGCAAATCACCTTGGTAAAAGGAGACCTGCGGGGTATCTCGATTGCCCGGGACCTGTCAAACAAGACTGTTCTCAATATGAAGCAGAACCTTGGTTTTGCGTTCATTTATAATGCGTTAGGCGTTCCACTGGCTGCTGGCGTCCTGTACCCGTTTGCCGGGTTGCTTCTATCACCCATGTTTGCAGCCCTGGCGATGAGTCTGAGTTCAGCGTCCGTTGTATTCAACTCGCTGCGGCTTCGTGGTTCGGTTTAAGCTGGATACGTCGAGGGGGTAGCGGAAAATGGCGAGTCTCTACTCGCCATTTTTCTTCGGTTTTTCGGGTAAGGGGATTAAATGGTTGATCTTACCTTTGCATGAGAGTGAGACAGACCGGCATCTCATCGGATTATCTGGTTGATGCTTCACCTACTGCTGGTGCATGTTTCCTTCGCTAATTCCAGCAAGAACCCCACACGCCTCAACTTCCCGGTCATCGTTGCAACTCGCTCTCAGTGAAACGAGTTGTTTCTCAAGCGCTTGCAGAGCGGTTATCTGCGACCGCACATGAGAGATGTGATCATCGAGCAAGGCGTTGACGGCGGTACAAGGCTGATGAGGGTCGTCCTGATAGCTCTGTAGTTCGTGAATCTCAGCCAGTGACAGGCCCAGGATTCTGCAGCGACGGATGAAGGCCAGCCCCTCACCATGCTTCTCGGTATAGACACGGTAACCGTTGTCCTGCCGATCAGGCGGCGGCAACAAGCCCTGCTGTTCATAGAAGCGGATCGTCTGTGTATCGACCCCTACCAACTGCGCCAACTGACCAATGCGCATCAGCCTCCTCCCCAACGGATTCTTTACTCTATTGACCTTATAGTAGCTTTATAGTTTTAAATGGTACCACAACATTGTTCAAGTGGAGTCGTATCATGAGCAAATCCTGTGGTGGCGCCTGTGGCGGTGATGCAACGTCCGCAGCGGATACCGATATACAGGCCTCCTCCGAGGCGCCAGGGAGATGGGTCAGTGTTTATGCCGTGCCGAAGATGGACTGTCCATCAGAAGAACGAATGATTCGCCTAGCCCTGAACGGCTTTGAGGAGATTCGGGCGCTGTCCTTCGACTTGTCGAACCGCCGGCTGAAGGTCGTGCATGACGGCGAGGTCGAGCCCGTCACCTCGAAACTGAAGACCTTGGGGCTAGGCGCCTCGCTTCAGGAAACCGTCGCTGCAAATCCGGAGACCATCAAGGCCGCCGAGTTTTCGGCAGCTTCTGCTAAGCAAGAATCCGGGACCCTGCGCTGGTTGCTCGGCATCAATGCACTTCTGTTCGTGGTGGAAATGACTGCCGGTCTGATCGCCCAGTCCACCGGCCTGATTGGAGAATCCCTGGACAATTTTGCCGATGCGGCGGTGTACGGGCTTGCCCTTTATGCGGTTGGACATAGCGTGAAAATGCAGGTACGTGCCGCGCATCTTGCTGGTGTACTGCAACTGATCTTGGCTGTGGGCGTGCTCGTAGAGGTGGTGAGACGCTTTGTATTCGGTAGTGAGCCTGAATCGCTGGTGATGATGGCTATCGCATTCGTCGCATTGATTGCCAATACCAGTTGTCTGCTGCTCATATCCAAACATCGGGAAGGCGGGGCGCACATGAAGGCAAGCTGGATATTCTCGGCCAACGACGTGGTGATCAACCTGGGGGTCATCACCGCCGGCGCCCTGGTCGCGTGGACCGGTTCCAATTATCCGGATCTGATTATCGGCACCATCGCGGGGGGCATTGTACTTAACGGTGCCAGACGCATTTTGGCGTTGAAGGGTTAAATAATGCTCATTATTGGCAAAAAGCTCTCGCCGTATGCCCTATTGTCCATATCGGGCCTGCTGGCAGCGTCTGATCAGGCTGTAAAGTGGCTGGTGCAGCAATCAATGGCCTATGGCGAGTATGTTTCGGTGACCCCGTTCTTTAACTGGGTGCACCTATGGAACACCGGTGCCGCATTCAGTCTTTTTGCGAATGGTGGAGGCTGCCAGCTCTCGACGTAGTCGCCCTTCTCCTGGCGATGACCGATGGGTGCGCAGAAGGCCGTCTCGATCTCGCCATCGGCACCCAGGGCGCGCACGGTGAGCTGGGTGATCTCGTAGTCGAAGTCGATCATTTCCTCCACGATCACGCGGCCGCGGTTCACGCGCCCGCCGCTCATGGCGTAGTCCCAGGCCGCCTGCACGTCGTCCGGGCCCTGGATGGTGGACTGGCCCTTTCCGGAGGAGGACATCACCGGCTTGACGATGCAGGGATAGCCGATGCCGGCATCGATGGCCTGCTGCAGTTCGACCAGGCTCTCGGCGAAGGCGTAACGCGAGGTGGGCAGACCCAGCTCCTCGGCGGCGAGCCGGCGGATGCCCTCGCGGTTCATGGTGAGCTGGGTGGCGCGCGCCGTGGGGATGACCTCGGCCAGGCCCTCGGCCTCGATCTCGGCCAGCATGTCGGTGGCGATTGCCTCGATCTCGGGGACGATCAGGGCCGGGCGCTCCTGTTCCACCAGCGCCTTCAGCGCGGCCGGGTCGGCCATGTCGATCACATGTGCGCGGTGCGCGACCTGGTGGCCCGGGGCATCGGGGTAGCGGTCCACCGCGATCACCTCCACGCCCAGGCGCTGCAGGGCGATGATCACTTCCTTGCCGAGTTCGCCGCTGCCGAGCAGCATCACGCGGGTGGCGGTGGGGGAGAGCGGGGTTCCGATGCGCATGGTCGACTCCGGTACAGGGGGGGAGAGATGCGGCCATTCTAGCAGGATGTCCCTGTCCCGCCTGCTGCCACAGATGGCATCGGCGGATGCCGCGCAAGCCGGTAGAATGGCGACAGGCCCATTGCGCGGAAACGGCATCCCATGAGCAGCTGCGACATCGACGAACGCTTCGGCGGCATCCGCCGCGTCTACGGCGACGCGGGGGCCCGGCTGATCCGCGAACTGCACGTCTGCGTGGTGGGGCTGGGCGGCGTCGGCTCCTGGGCGGTGGAGGCGCTGGTACGCTCCGGCGTGGGCCGGCTCACCCTGATCGACCACGACGAGGTCTGTCTCACCAACATCAACCGCCAGCTGCACGCGCTCACCAGCACGGTCGGCCAGTCCAAGGGCGCGGTGCTGGCCGCGCGGGTGGCCGACATCAACCCGGACTGCGCGGTGACCGTCATCGACGACTTCCTCACCCTGCAGACGCTGGAGGACTACCTCGCCCGCGACTACGACTACGTGCTCGACGCCATCGACAGCATCAAGTTCAAGGCGGCGATGATCGCCTGGTGCAAGCGCCGCAAGCTGCCCATCGTCACCACCGGCGGCGCCGGCGGCATGACCGATCCCGGCATGATCCAGGTCGCCGACCTGTGGAAGACCTACAACGACCCGCTGGCCGCCAAGGTGCGCGCCAGCCTGAAGAAGAACCACGGGTTCACCACCAAACCCGGCAGGTCCTTCGGCGTGGAGTGCGTGTTCTCCTCGCAGCAGCCGGTGTACCCCAGGGCCGACGGCACGGTCAGTCACGAGAAGCCCGGCATCCACGGCGTATCGCTGGACTGCCGCTTCGGCTACGGCGCGGCCAGCGTGGTCACGCCCGTGTTCGGCTTCATGGCCGCCTCGCGGGTGATCAACCGTAGCCTGGAGCGGGCACGACGACATCACTGTCACGACTGAGACACCCAGTGCCCGCTGCCATCCTGGCACCTCAGGCGCCGTTGTGCGGCCCGAAGCGTTCGACCAGTGTCGCGAGCTCGCGGCTATGGGTGATGAGCAGCACCTCGTCGTCGACCTTGAGCCGGGTGTCCTCCGCCGGCAGCAGGAATTCGTCCCCGCGATAGATGCAGACCACGCGCGTGTCCGCCGGCAGCGACAGCTCGGCCAGGGACACGGCGTCCTCCTCGTCGGCGACGAAGGTGAACACGCGGGCATCGTGCTTGATCATGGCCGAGAGCTCGAGCATGTCCTGGCCGCTGACCTTGTCGGCGAGATAACGCGCGATGGTGCGCGAGGGGATGATGGTGTCCTCCAGGCCGAGTTCCAGGCAGACGTGCTCGAAGGCCGGGTTCTCGATGCGGGTGACCTGCCGCTCGAAACCCAGCGAGCGGCCGACCAGCGCGGTGAGGATATTGGTCTGGTCGTTGTCGGTAAGGCAGAACAGGAACTGCGTCTTCTTCGGATTGGTCTCGCCCAGGATGGCGGGCGTGCTGCCATCACCGTGCACGAAACCGCAGTCCAGTTCCCCGGACAGTTCCTCGATGCGCTCCCGGTCCCGCTCGACGATGATGACCTCGTGGCCGCGCCTGAGCAGAATGCGCGCAGTCATCACTGCCAGTGCGCCGGCGCCGACGAATACCGCTCTCATGATGCATACCTCCGTCCGATCCAGGTGCCAGGCGACAGCGCCACCAGCAGGGCGACGACCTCGACGCGTCCGGCCAGCATGTCGAAGCAGAGCACGAGCTTGAGCAGGGTCGGTAGCCCGGTAGTGGTCAGTCCGGTACTCAGGCCCACCGTGCCCGTGGCCGAGATGACCTCGAACAGCGAGGCCATAGGCGGCATGCCGTGGGCGAGGAAGACCAGCCAGGACAGTAGCACGGTGAGCACGAACAGCACCGCCACCATCAGGGCATTGACCAGCGTCTGGTTGTCGATCGGGTTGCCGAACAGTCTCGGCGTGGCCACGGCGTGCGCACCCATGCCGGCGCGCCGGATCGTGATCTGGATGATGCGAAAGATGATCAGCAGGTGCAGCAGCTTGATGCCACCGGCCGTGGAGCCGGCGCTGCCACCGACGAGCATCTGCGTCATCAATACGCCCAGACCGAAGTCATTGAGCGCAGCGGGCGCCAGCGAGGCGAAGCCCGCGGTGGTCTGGGCCGATAGCGAGAGCAGCAGGGCCTCGCGCGCGGCGACCGGAAGTGCCAGGCCCTGCTGCCAGTAGAGCGTCGCGAACAACAGCAGCGCACCGAGCCCCACGGCGCCGAGCAGCCAGAGCCACTCGGTGTCGACCCGCAGGCGTGAGGCCTTCTCCCGGAACACGGTGTAGTACAGGGGCAGGGTGATGGCGCCGAGCAGCGAGAAACCGAGCACCGCGAAGGCGAAGTGGCTACCCGTGCTGGCGAGACTGTCGGCATGACTGGAAAAGCCACCGGTGGAGACGGCAGCTAGGGCGTGGAGCAGTGCCTGGCGGAAGTCGCCGCCGATGAGCCAGAGCAGGCCGATGGCCAGCGCGGTGAGCACGAGGTACACCTGCAGCACGCGGCGGGCATGCAGGCGGGTGGTGGTGACGAAGGAGTCCGTCGACTTGGCCTCGATCAGTCGCCGGACCACGGCAGACTGGTGCATGAGCAGGGCGATGGAGAGCACCGCGATGCCCAGTCCCCCGTACCATTGCATCCAGGCACGGGCGAAGAGGAAGGTGCGGCTGCGGGACTCCGGTTCCGGGACCATGGAGAGCCCGGTGGTGGTAGCGGCCGAGACGGCCTCGAACAGCGCGTCGACCACACCCAGGCCGGACGAGGCCTGCAGGGGAAAGAGCATCACCAGCGGGGCGAGCAGGAAGGCCAGGGCCGTCACGCTCAGGGCCTCGTTGGCCTGCACGCCGGACGGGTCCGGCAGTCGTGACAGCGGCCAGGATAAACCGAGCAGGCCGACGATCACCACGGCATAACGCCAGGTGACGGCATAGTCGCCGAAGAGGATCGAGGCGATGAGCGGCGCCGCGGTCAGCAGTGCGAGCATCAGGCCGAGTTCGCCCAGGAAACGCGCGACCACGCGGGGACGGGCGGCGTAGCTCAGGGCGTCGGCGTGTCGCATGGCTCAGGCCCTTCCCGTAGACGGCCGCCCCGGGGCCATCAGGCCGGAGAGGGTCGTCGCCACGTCCTGGCCGGGCTGATCGATCCTGGG
The genomic region above belongs to Chromatiales bacterium and contains:
- a CDS encoding TrkH family potassium uptake protein, translated to MLALLTAAPLIASILFGDYAVTWRYAVVIVGLLGLSWPLSRLPDPSGVQANEALSVTALAFLLAPLVMLFPLQASSGLGVVDALFEAVSAATTTGLSMVPEPESRSRTFLFARAWMQWYGGLGIAVLSIALLMHQSAVVRRLIEAKSTDSFVTTTRLHARRVLQVYLVLTALAIGLLWLIGGDFRQALLHALAAVSTGGFSSHADSLASTGSHFAFAVLGFSLLGAITLPLYYTVFREKASRLRVDTEWLWLLGAVGLGALLLFATLYWQQGLALPVAAREALLLSLSAQTTAGFASLAPAALNDFGLGVLMTQMLVGGSAGSTAGGIKLLHLLIIFRIIQITIRRAGMGAHAVATPRLFGNPIDNQTLVNALMVAVLFVLTVLLSWLVFLAHGMPPMASLFEVISATGTVGLSTGLTTTGLPTLLKLVLCFDMLAGRVEVVALLVALSPGTWIGRRYAS
- a CDS encoding NAD-binding protein, translated to MRAVFVGAGALAVMTARILLRRGHEVIIVERDRERIEELSGELDCGFVHGDGSTPAILGETNPKKTQFLFCLTDNDQTNILTALVGRSLGFERQVTRIENPAFEHVCLELGLEDTIIPSRTIARYLADKVSGQDMLELSAMIKHDARVFTFVADEEDAVSLAELSLPADTRVVCIYRGDEFLLPAEDTRLKVDDEVLLITHSRELATLVERFGPHNGA
- a CDS encoding cation transporter — its product is MSKSCGGACGGDATSAADTDIQASSEAPGRWVSVYAVPKMDCPSEERMIRLALNGFEEIRALSFDLSNRRLKVVHDGEVEPVTSKLKTLGLGASLQETVAANPETIKAAEFSAASAKQESGTLRWLLGINALLFVVEMTAGLIAQSTGLIGESLDNFADAAVYGLALYAVGHSVKMQVRAAHLAGVLQLILAVGVLVEVVRRFVFGSEPESLVMMAIAFVALIANTSCLLLISKHREGGAHMKASWIFSANDVVINLGVITAGALVAWTGSNYPDLIIGTIAGGIVLNGARRILALKG
- a CDS encoding IS3 family transposase (programmed frameshift), which encodes MKKSRFTETQIIAILKEADAGMKVEDICRKHGISNATYYNWKSKYGGMEASDIKRIKELEEENAKLKKLFADVSLENHAMKGIIRKKGLVTADKKDCAKTLVDAGLSIVKACILTDLSRSSFYRVERDWRKADAAVIDAINAVLEKSPQAGFWKCAGRIKFKGYPFNHKRIYRVYCRMGLNLKRRVKRVLPKRQAQPLKVVDQPNHQWALDFMHDTLYCGKRYRTLNVLDEGTRECLAIEVDTSLPAERVVRALEQLKTERGLPMQLRVDNGPELISARLTDWCEEHGIKLVYIQPGKPQQNGFVERFNGSFRREFLNAYLFESLSQVREMAWFWRLDYNDERTHESLGNLPPTAYREKLENSSLELCH
- the cadR gene encoding Cd(II)/Pb(II)-responsive transcriptional regulator, yielding MRIGQLAQLVGVDTQTIRFYEQQGLLPPPDRQDNGYRVYTEKHGEGLAFIRRCRILGLSLAEIHELQSYQDDPHQPCTAVNALLDDHISHVRSQITALQALEKQLVSLRASCNDDREVEACGVLAGISEGNMHQQ
- a CDS encoding heavy metal translocating P-type ATPase codes for the protein MVHDNSESHCHHHTPSHTGSGLTDPVCGMGVTADSAQHVEHAGKTYYFCSTKCMNRFQHDPEKFLSPTPPPPSEAVKGTIYTCPMHPEIRQDNPGTCPKCGMALEPLMPSLEDDNPELDDFSRRFWWTLPFTVIVTVLAMFGPQLGWFEMATQTWIELVLSLPVVLWAGQPFFVRGWQSVVNRSPNMWTLIGLGTGAAFVYSSLATVAPGIFPETFMSMGRVAVYFEAAVVIISLTLFGQVLELRARSQTSAAVRSLLGLAPKTARRINADGTEEDVPLTHVHEGDRLRVRPGEKVPVDGIVEEGASSLDESMLTGESLPISKRPGDKVIGATMNTSGALVIRAEKVGSATVLSQIVQLVAQAQRSRAPMQRMADLVAGYFVMAVVAIAILTLVVWGMFGPQPSWVYGLINAVAVLIIACPCALGLATPMSVMVATGRGATQGVLFRDAAAIENLRKVDTLIVDKTGTLTEGRPAFDQAVSAGELDADEILRLAASLDQGSEHPLADAIVSAAHERNLVLSPVDDFDSGSGIGVRGKVEGKILLLGNTAFMQQDNVNVDGLAATAEGWRIKGASVMYLAVDGTLVGLLAVSDPIKQSTPEAVQALKAAGIRVIMATGDGISTAKAVAEQLGIDEVHGEVKPADKLNLVDKLQSEGCIVAMAGDGINDAPALAKANVGIAMGTGTDVAMNSAQITLVKGDLRGISIARDLSNKTVLNMKQNLGFAFIYNALGVPLAAGVLYPFAGLLLSPMFAALAMSLSSASVVFNSLRLRGSV
- the tcdA gene encoding tRNA cyclic N6-threonylcarbamoyladenosine(37) synthase TcdA, coding for MSSCDIDERFGGIRRVYGDAGARLIRELHVCVVGLGGVGSWAVEALVRSGVGRLTLIDHDEVCLTNINRQLHALTSTVGQSKGAVLAARVADINPDCAVTVIDDFLTLQTLEDYLARDYDYVLDAIDSIKFKAAMIAWCKRRKLPIVTTGGAGGMTDPGMIQVADLWKTYNDPLAAKVRASLKKNHGFTTKPGRSFGVECVFSSQQPVYPRADGTVSHEKPGIHGVSLDCRFGYGAASVVTPVFGFMAASRVINRSLERARRHHCHD